The genome window CGCGCGGGGCCTGCAGATCTTCGCCGAGGGCGTGCCGCGCATCATCCGCTCCGGCTGGGCGGTCGTGTTCGGGCACCGCTCCGGTGGCGCCGAGCAGCTCGCCGCCAGCACCTCGGCCCCGCAGGAGGGCTACCTGGAGCTGCCGTGGCTGCCGCTGCCCAGGGCGACGATCCTCGACGGCGACGAGCCGTGGGTGCCCGAGACCTGGCAGGAGCTCGGCACCGAGCTGGCCGCCACCCCGATCGGCAAGCCCGACCGGGTGCTGCTGGCCGGGCGGCCGGGCGGGCCGATGTTCCGCGCCGCCGAGGTGGCCAGGCTCGCCCACCTGGCCGGCATTGTCTCGGTGGTCCTCGACGGCTGACCTCGGGGCCGCCCGGGCGCGGGCGGCTCTCGGGACCTGGCGACGGGCGTCGGATCGCCGGACCCGGCCGGGCAGCTTGCTTCGCCCAAGTGACCAAGCGTTGATTCCGGACCGGCCACAGGCCGCTCTCGCGCCCCCACGGCAGGCGTCGGATCGCCGGACCCGGCCGTGGGCGATGCGTTCTGGCGGCCAGGCGTTGGCCAGCCGGAACCGGGCTTCCGCGCGTCGCCTGAACGATTTCGTTCCCGTCCCGGAGAGACCGCCTTCACTCCAGTCCTGCGAAATGGGCCGATGGCGCCCCGCAGCGGCGGCGCCCGGCTGGGGCCGTAGGCGCTCCAGGGCGTCCGGCTCAGCTCAGCTCGAGGACGTAGGCCATCAGGTGCAGCCCGGGTTCCGGCTCCCAGTCGCGGTCGGGCGCCCGCCGGAAACCGAACCGCTCGTAGAGTCCGTGCGCGACGGTCATCGACGCCTGGCTGGTGAGCACGACCCGCTCGTGCCCCTCGACGCGCGCGCGATCGACCACCGCCCGCACCAGCGCCCGGCCGACGCCGCGCCCCGAGGCTTCGGGCGCGACGGCCAGCATCCGGAACTCCATCTCGCCCCGCCTGGCGATGTTGGCGTAGTCGCCCTCGCCCCTGGCCAGGGTGACCGAGCCGAGCACCCGGCCGCCCTCGACGGCGACCAGCAGCTCCGCGCGCCGCGCCCGGTCGGCCACGTCGCGCAGCCTGCGCACGTATCCGTCGTCGGCGGACAGGTGCCCGCCGTCGACGTAGGCGCGAGCGGTCAGGTCGGCGACCGCTTCGAAGTCGTCCGGCCCGACGGGCCGGACCGTGATCGTGGAAGGCGGCGTCGTCATCGGCGGCCTCACTCGGCGGGCAACGCCGATTCGGCGGCCGCTTCCGGGCCTTGCTCCAGCAGGACGCGGAAGCCGTCCTCGTCCAGGACCGGCACCTTCAGCTGCATCGCCTTGTCGTACTTGGAGCCGGGCGCCTCACCGACGACCACGAACGCGGTCTTCTTCGACACCGAGCCGGCGGCCCGGCCACCGCGCGCCATGATCAGCTCCTTGGCCTCGTCGCGGGAGAAGCCCTCCAGCGACCCGGTGACCACGATCGACAGGCCGGTCAGGTGGCGCTCGATCGACTCGTCGCGCTCGTCGGCCATCCGGACGCCGGCCTCGCTCCACTTGCGCACGATCTCGCGGTGCCAGTCGACGTCGAACCACTCGCGCACGGCGGTGGCGATCGTCGGGCCGACGCCCTCGCCTGCGGCCAGCTCCTCCTCCGACGCCTCCTGGATGCGGTCGAGCGAGCCGAACTCGCGGGCCAGCACGCGCGCCGCGATCGGTCCCACGTGCCGGATGGACAGCGCCACCAGCACCCGCCACAGCGGCTGCTGCTTCGCCGACTCCAGGTTGGCCAGCAGCTTGCCGCCGTTGACCGACAGGCTGCCGTCGTCGGTGCGGAACAGCGTGGTCTTGAGCAGCGCCTCCTCGTTGAGGTCGAACAGGTCGCCCTCGTCGAAGACCACGCCCGCCGACAGCAGCGCCGACACGCCCTCGTAGCCCAGCACCTCGATGTCGAACGCCTTGCGCCCGGCGAGCTGGAAAAGCCGCTCGCGGCGCTGCCCGATGCAGTTGCGCGAGTTCGGGCAGCGCAGGTCGACGTCGCCCTCCTTCTGGTGGGCCAGCGGGGTGCCGCAGTCGGGGCACTCGGTCGGCATGACGAACTCGCGCTCGCTACCGTCACGGACGTCGACGACGGGCCCAAGGACCTCGGGGATCACGTCACCGGCCTTGCGGATGACCACCCGGTCGCCGATCAGCACGCCCTTGTGGCGGACCTGGTCGGCGTTGTGCAGGGTCGCCCTGGCCACCGTCGAGCCCGCGACCTTGACCGGCTCCATCACCGCGTACGGGGTGACCCGTCCGGTGCGGCCGACGGCGACCTGGATGTCCAGCAGCCGGGTGGTGGCCTGCTCCGGCGCGTACTTGTAGGCGATCGACCAGCGCGGGGCGCGCGAGGTGGCGCCGAGCCTGCGCTGCAACGACACCTCGTCGACCTTGACCACGACGCCGTCGATCTCGTGCTCGGCGGAGTTGCGGTGCTTGCCCCAGTAGTCGATGTGCTCCAGCACCTCGTCCACCGTCGACAGCACCTTGGTGTGCGGGGAGACCCGCAGGCCCCACGCCCGCAGCGCCTCGTAGGACTCCGACTGCTGCCTCGGCTCGAACCCCTCGCGCTTGCCGAGGCCGTGGCAGATCATCCGCAGCGGGCGGCTCTTGGTCACCCGCGGGTCCTTCTGCCGCAGCGAGCCGGCGGCGGAGTTGCGCGGGTTGGCGAACGGCGGTTTGCCCGCCTCCACCAGCGACGCGTTGAGCTGGGCGAACTCGTCGACCCGGAAGAACACCTCGCCGCGGATCTCCACCAGCGCGGGCACCGGGTACTCGTCGGTGCCGGTCAGCTGGTCGGGCACGTCGTCCATGGTTCGGACGTTGAGCGTGACGTCCTCGCCGGTGCGGCCGTCGCCCCTGGTCAGCGCGCGTTCGAGCTTGCCGTCTCGGTAGAGCAGGTTGATGGCCAGGCCGTCGATCTTCAGCTCGCACAGGTAGTGCGCGGAGGAGCCGACCTCGCGCTCGACCCGCTCCACCCAGGCGCGCAGCTCGTCGGGGTCGAAGGCGTTGTCGAGGCTGAGCATCCGCTCCAGGTGGTCCACCGCGGTGAAGTCGGTGGAGAAGGTGCCGCCCACCACCTGCGTCGGCGAGTCGGGGTCGCGCAGCGCCGGGTGGTCGGACTCCAGGGTCTGGAGCTCGGTGAACAGCTCGTCGAACTCGCCGTCGGAGATCGTCGGCGAGTCCAGCACGTAGTACCGGAACTGGTGCGCGCGCACCTGCTCGACGAGATCGGCGTAGCGCTCCCGCACCTGCGCGGGCACGTCCTCGACGCCCTCGGCCGTCGCACCGGCCTCGGCCTCGCTGGTCATTCCGGCGACCGACGCGTCGTCGAGCTCGGCGCGGTCGGCTGGGTCGTTGCTGGTCACCCCACGAGACTAACCAGCAGGGCCGACACAGGCGCCCGGTGTCTGGCTCCGGCGCGGCGGCGGGGCGGGCGGGGCCGCGGCCGTGAGGTCGCGGTGGCGGGCGCGCAGGGCTGGGGCGGGGACGGAGGTGGGGCGGCGGCGCGGCGGCGTGGCAGCGGTGGCCGGGCGGCGTGGCAGCGGTGGCCGGGCCGCGGCCGTGAGGTCGCGACGGCGGGGTCCGCGGCGGCGTGGCCGCGGTGGCCGCGTCGCGACGGCGTGGGCGCGGTGGCGGGGGGCTGGGCGGTGTTGCCGCGATGCGGGCGCGAGGTGATTGGGCTGCGCCCACGCTCAGGCACGCCACCCTCGGACGACGGGCCCGTGGCGCATGCAGTGCGGACCGGGCGCACGCCTCTAGTCCGCCGTTCGATGGTCTCCGATTGGCGGTTAACCAGTCGGCGGTCAACCAGTCGGCGGTCAACCAGTCGACGGTCCGGCGCTCCCGGGCCCACCGTTTGAGCGTCCCCCGCTCGCCGGCCGATCGGCCCGCCAAACGACAGGCCCACAAACTGGCTGCTCGCCTGTCCGCGAGCGCACCAGCGGTCCACCAGCGCAGCTGGCGGTCCACGGGACGGCCGACCACCCGTCAGCCGACCGTCAGTCAGCCGACCCCCGGTTCAGGGACCTCCGGTCGAGGGTCCGCCACATTCCGCCGCACGATGAGTCGCCTGAACCCGCGGCACACGGTGTTCCCCGGCCGACCGTCCGAGTGTCCCCGGCCGACCGTCCGAGTGTCCCCGGCCGACCGTCCGAGTGTCCCCGGCCGACCGTCCGAGTGTCCCCGGCCGACCGTCCGAGTGTCCCCGGCCCGCCGTCCGAGTGTCCCCGGCCGACCGTTCGAGTGTCCGCGGCCTGCCGTCCGAGTGTCCCCGGTTCGCCGCCCTACGCCTGTTCGCCGCCCTACGCCTGCTCGCCCGACTCGCCGGGCTCCTCCTCCCCGGCTCCGCCGTTGTCGAGGGCCCGCACCAGGTCTCGGAACTCCAGCAGTCCGATCGCGCCCTGCGGCTCGTTGTCGGCGGTCTCGACGCGGCCGATGCGGTCGGCCGCCAGCCGCTCGCCGAGCGTGGCGTCCAGCGGCAGGAACGTCAGCGCCGCCCGCGCCTCACCCTCCAGCGCGGCGAAGCCCGGGTGGTAGACGGCGACGTCGACCAGCCCTTCCGCCTCGTCGACCTGCGGTGCGACCCGGACGTCGGCCAGCGCGTACTTCTCGCCCCGCAGGTTGACCGTGACCTCGGTCGGGTCCGGCACCGGCGGGATGGAGTCGTGGTACTCGAACAGCGAGTCGGCGGCGGGGGCCGCCGCGATCCACGCATCGGTGTAGGGCCGCAGCTCCGGGTCGGCCTGGCTGGTCATGACCAGCGCGTACACCGCCGTCTCGCCGCGTTCGATGGAGATCGTCAGGTTGGGGTGCACCGCCGCGGCCAGCTCGGCGAGCTGGTGGTCGACGCGGTGCGGGACGCTGTCGCCGAGCGCGGCGCTGACCTCGGGAAGCAGGTCGTCCCAGCGCCGCCAGAACTCCTCGGCGCGGGCCGCGGCGTCGGCTTCGACGTCGACGGGCCCGGATTCGTCCTCGGCACGGTTGCGGCGGTGCAGGAACTTCAGCATGGCCCCCATTGTGCAGGCCGACCCCGCTGCGCCGTGGCTAGTCGAGCCGATCCGCCAGCGCCCGCGCCACGACCGCGGCCAGCTCACCGGTTTCCAGGCCGCGGACGTGGCCGGCCGCCGACAGCGTCGTGAACACCGCGACCAGCGGGTCGTCGTGGGTGGCCTGGCGCAGGACCTCGG of Saccharopolyspora erythraea contains these proteins:
- a CDS encoding amino acid-binding protein, translating into MSFLIRVQIPDRPGTLGAVASALGEIGADILSVDVVERGNDMAIDDMVVELPSGRLPDVLITAAESVAGVEVDAVRPYAGVLDTHRELELVEEIAAEPARGLQIFAEGVPRIIRSGWAVVFGHRSGGAEQLAASTSAPQEGYLELPWLPLPRATILDGDEPWVPETWQELGTELAATPIGKPDRVLLAGRPGGPMFRAAEVARLAHLAGIVSVVLDG
- a CDS encoding GNAT family N-acetyltransferase, which translates into the protein MTTPPSTITVRPVGPDDFEAVADLTARAYVDGGHLSADDGYVRRLRDVADRARRAELLVAVEGGRVLGSVTLARGEGDYANIARRGEMEFRMLAVAPEASGRGVGRALVRAVVDRARVEGHERVVLTSQASMTVAHGLYERFGFRRAPDRDWEPEPGLHLMAYVLELS
- the ligA gene encoding NAD-dependent DNA ligase LigA — its product is MTSNDPADRAELDDASVAGMTSEAEAGATAEGVEDVPAQVRERYADLVEQVRAHQFRYYVLDSPTISDGEFDELFTELQTLESDHPALRDPDSPTQVVGGTFSTDFTAVDHLERMLSLDNAFDPDELRAWVERVEREVGSSAHYLCELKIDGLAINLLYRDGKLERALTRGDGRTGEDVTLNVRTMDDVPDQLTGTDEYPVPALVEIRGEVFFRVDEFAQLNASLVEAGKPPFANPRNSAAGSLRQKDPRVTKSRPLRMICHGLGKREGFEPRQQSESYEALRAWGLRVSPHTKVLSTVDEVLEHIDYWGKHRNSAEHEIDGVVVKVDEVSLQRRLGATSRAPRWSIAYKYAPEQATTRLLDIQVAVGRTGRVTPYAVMEPVKVAGSTVARATLHNADQVRHKGVLIGDRVVIRKAGDVIPEVLGPVVDVRDGSEREFVMPTECPDCGTPLAHQKEGDVDLRCPNSRNCIGQRRERLFQLAGRKAFDIEVLGYEGVSALLSAGVVFDEGDLFDLNEEALLKTTLFRTDDGSLSVNGGKLLANLESAKQQPLWRVLVALSIRHVGPIAARVLAREFGSLDRIQEASEEELAAGEGVGPTIATAVREWFDVDWHREIVRKWSEAGVRMADERDESIERHLTGLSIVVTGSLEGFSRDEAKELIMARGGRAAGSVSKKTAFVVVGEAPGSKYDKAMQLKVPVLDEDGFRVLLEQGPEAAAESALPAE